In Nitrososphaerales archaeon, the sequence ACGACCGTTCGGGAAGCACTCTCGATCATGGTTAGACATAACTTTAGAAGGCTTCTAATTCGTGATGGGGATAGGATCGTCGGTATCATCTCTCAACGATCATGTGTTGGAGATGTGAAGAAGAATGCCATATCCATTGAACTTGAGCTTCCAAAAGGTATCAAATGCCCCTACTGTAACTCTGTATTTCCAGATAAAGAAGCGTTGTATAGACATATCGACAGAATCCATATTCTAGAGGTTTTATTCGCTCCAACATAACCAACATAAATTACCTACTTCACATATTTTTGCATCTTTCGAAGTTAGCTGCTCAACCTTTGAAGGGGCCGCATCTCATATTGAGGAGGGCTTTATGATAGAAGATATTTCTAAATCCATAACAGCACTTTTTGATGGTAAATCTGATCTTCATCACTACATCAACAAAACCCTTGAATTGATCTCTTCGACAGTAGTAGTTAAACCACTCATAAAATTGCTATCATTTATATATCACCGATTCATTATTGATTAGACGGTGTTGGACTTGACATCATGCGGTAAGAAAGGGAAGAAGAAGGAAGAGAAGAAAGAGGAGAAGAAGGAAGAGAAGAAGTAATTAATCAAATATCAAATCACCCCTCATTTTTTATTTCATCGATAACACCGATTAGAATATATTTTAAATTTTACGATCTTGCTTCCATTAAATTTTAACTCTGAAAACCTTCGTACGATCGTATAAATAATTAAACCATGGGATTATGATTTATGAATTAAGTCCGTGTTAAGCTTTACGAGCTTTATCCTTTATGGCTGCCTGTGCAGCAGCGAGTATAGCGATGGGTATTCGGTAGGGTGATGCACTCACATACGTAAGGTTCGCTTTGTGACAGAATGTTATCGAATCTGGATCGCCACCATGCTCTCCACATATACCAATCTCGATTTCAGGATTGGCAGCTTTTCCAAGCTCGACAGCCATCTTGATCAACTTACCGACACCCTCTTCATCGAGTGTCTGGAATGGATTGTACTTTAAAATCCCCTTGGAGTTATATATGGGTAAGAATTTATTCTCTGCATCTTCTCTACTGAAGCTAAATGTTCCTTGAGTTAAATCGTTGGTTCCGAAGCTGAAGAAATCGGTGACCTCTGCTATACGATCGGCAGTCAAGCATGCCCTTACAACTTCCATCATCGTACCGAATTTGATCGGTATTTTAAGCCCATACTTCTTTTCAACCTCCTCTTTAACACGATCGACGATCTCTTTCACCACTACAAGCTCTTCAGCGGCTGCAACCTGGGGGATCATGATTTGAGGTTTAACATTAACACCCTCGATCATCAACTCGGCTGCAGCTTCACATATAGCCCTTACCTGCATTTCATATATCTCCGGATGGGTGATACCAACTCTTACACCTCTATGCCCAAGCATCGGATTGACCTCGGTCATAACTCTTACTCGAGAAAGGATCTTCTGCTTTTCTAAAAGTTCGGCTTCAGAACCCTTCGAGTACTTTAAGCGATATACTTCTTCTACGAGCTCTTCAAACCTCGGTAAGAATTCATGTAATGGTGGATCGAGTAGTCGGATGGTTACAGGATATCCTTCCATGGCCCTTAAAATCTCTTTAAAATCGTTCTTTTGCATGGGCATGAGTTTATTTAAAGCATCCATCCTCTCTTCTTTACTCTCTGCCAATATCATACTGACCACTATAGGAAGTCGATCGGGAGCGTTGAACATCCTTTCCGTCCTGCAGAGTCCGATACCCTCCGCTCCAAAACTTCGTGCCAACCTTGCAGCTTCCGGTGTATCGGCATTCGCCCTTACACCGAGTCTGCGGAATTCGTTGGCCCAGGATAATAACTCCTTTAGATGGACTGAGAGCTGAGGCTCGATCATGGGAACCTCTCCTAGATACACGTTGCCCGTGGTACCATCGATAGTTATCAAATCGCCCTCCTTCACCACGATATCACCAACTGTGAATAGACGCTTCTCAAGATCGATGAGGACTTCTCCAGCCCCTACTACACACGGCTTACCCATACTTCTCGCCACTACAGCCGCATGGCTCGTCTTACCGCCCCTACTCGTTAATATACCTTGTGCAGCGAAGAATCCATGAATATCTTCCGGCTTTGTTTCTTCTCTTACTAGGATTACCCTTTCACCACTTCTACCAAGCCGCTCGGCTTCATCCGCATCAAAGACTACCTTACCACAGGCCGCACCCGGTGAAGCGTTAACACCCTTAGCGATTGGTTTCACGTTAGCCTTTGGATCGACGGTTTTGTGTAATAGTTGCTCAAGTTGATCGGGTTTTATTCGTAATAGAGCCTCCTCTTTTGTTAAGATACCCTCTTTACACATATCTACAGATGTTCTGACGAGGGCCAACGCATTCATCTTTGCATCTCTCGTTTGAAGCATGTACAATTTGCCCCTTTCGATTGTGAATTCGACATCCTGTGGCTCTTTATAGAAACGTTCCAATCGATCACATATCTCTACCAATTCACGATAACTTTCGGGCATTTCTTTCTTCAATTCATCGATCGGCTTTGGTGTTCTTATACCAGCGACCACATCCTCGCCTTGAGCATTTACCAAGTAATCTCCATACAGACCTTTAGCGCCTGTAGCAGGATCTCGAGTGAAGACTACACCAGTAGCACTGTTAAAACCAAGATTTCCGAAGACCATCGCCACTATATTCACTGCAGTCCCATCGGCGATATCTGGTGTTATCTTGAACTCCCGCCTATAATCGACGGCCCTCTTCCCCATCCAACTCTTAAATACACTAGCTATCGCCTTCTCCAGTTGAACATAGGGATCTTCAGGGAAGGGTGCACCAGTCTCTTTTTCACAGATTTCTTTAAACTTCTGTACCACAGCCTTTAACGATTCCGCATCCAATTCATAATCGTTCTTCACACCAGCCTTCCTTTTCGCTTCTTCAAAGACTTCCGTGAATAATTTCTCATCGACGCCAAGGACGATCTTGCCGAAAAGTTGTATAAACCTTCTATACGCATCATAAGCAAAACGCGCATCACCGGTCTGCTCTATTAAGCCCTGTACGGTGCTATCATTCAGACCGAGGTTGAGAATCGTATCCATCATCCCCGGCATGGAGACCGCAGCACCAGATCTTACAGAGACCAGGAGCGGGTTATGTGGATCTCCAAACTTCTTACCTGTCTTCCTCTCCACATGGGCCATGGCTTCTCGAACTTTATCCATCAATCCATCGGGAAGGCGCATTCCAGCTTCATAGTATTTTTTGCAGACTTCGGTAGTG encodes:
- the ppdK gene encoding pyruvate, phosphate dikinase, with the translated sequence MAKDIYLFEEGDGKNKKLLGGKGAGLCQMTQLGLPVPPGFIITTEVCKKYYEAGMRLPDGLMDKVREAMAHVERKTGKKFGDPHNPLLVSVRSGAAVSMPGMMDTILNLGLNDSTVQGLIEQTGDARFAYDAYRRFIQLFGKIVLGVDEKLFTEVFEEAKRKAGVKNDYELDAESLKAVVQKFKEICEKETGAPFPEDPYVQLEKAIASVFKSWMGKRAVDYRREFKITPDIADGTAVNIVAMVFGNLGFNSATGVVFTRDPATGAKGLYGDYLVNAQGEDVVAGIRTPKPIDELKKEMPESYRELVEICDRLERFYKEPQDVEFTIERGKLYMLQTRDAKMNALALVRTSVDMCKEGILTKEEALLRIKPDQLEQLLHKTVDPKANVKPIAKGVNASPGAACGKVVFDADEAERLGRSGERVILVREETKPEDIHGFFAAQGILTSRGGKTSHAAVVARSMGKPCVVGAGEVLIDLEKRLFTVGDIVVKEGDLITIDGTTGNVYLGEVPMIEPQLSVHLKELLSWANEFRRLGVRANADTPEAARLARSFGAEGIGLCRTERMFNAPDRLPIVVSMILAESKEERMDALNKLMPMQKNDFKEILRAMEGYPVTIRLLDPPLHEFLPRFEELVEEVYRLKYSKGSEAELLEKQKILSRVRVMTEVNPMLGHRGVRVGITHPEIYEMQVRAICEAAAELMIEGVNVKPQIMIPQVAAAEELVVVKEIVDRVKEEVEKKYGLKIPIKFGTMMEVVRACLTADRIAEVTDFFSFGTNDLTQGTFSFSREDAENKFLPIYNSKGILKYNPFQTLDEEGVGKLIKMAVELGKAANPEIEIGICGEHGGDPDSITFCHKANLTYVSASPYRIPIAILAAAQAAIKDKARKA
- a CDS encoding CBS domain-containing protein — its product is ERGIGSLIVTKGGKPVGIVTERDILYKVVAEGKDPLKTPLKEIMSSPIISVPKGTTVREALSIMVRHNFRRLLIRDGDRIVGIISQRSCVGDVKKNAISIELELPKGIKCPYCNSVFPDKEALYRHIDRIHILEVLFAPT